The following coding sequences lie in one Maylandia zebra isolate NMK-2024a linkage group LG14, Mzebra_GT3a, whole genome shotgun sequence genomic window:
- the LOC101484608 gene encoding dicarboxylate carrier UCP2, which yields MVGGRAADLVPTTAVKIFSAGTAGCVADLVTFPLDTAKVRLQVQGESKPLLKGQRAEYRGVFGTIFTMVKTEGPRSLYSGLVAGLHRQMSFASIRIGMYDTMKQLYTRGSENAGLGSRLLAGSTTGAMAVAFAQPTDVVKVRFQAQALRPESGSVKRYSSTTDAYRTIARDEGFKGLWKGCLPNITRNAIVNCSELVTYDIMKELILKYNLMTDNMPCHFTAACAAGFCTTIVASPVDVIKTRFMNSVPGQYSGAVNCAITMLIKEGPTAFYKGFVPSFLRLGSWNIVMFVSYEQIKRAVMRFQQF from the exons ATGGTTGGAGGGAGAGCGGCTGATTTGGTGCCCACAACTGCTGTTAAAATCTTCTCAGCTGGAACAGCAGGCTGCGTGGCGGACCTAGTCACCTTCCCACTGGACACCGCCAAAGTCCGGCTACAG GTGCAAGGTGAATCCAAGCCCTTACTGAAAGGCCAGAGGGCGGAATACCGAGGTGTGTTTGGCACCATCTTCACCATGGTGAAGACAGAGGGGCCGAGGAGTCTGTACAGCGGCCTGGTGGCAGGGCTGCACAGGCAGATGAGCTTTGCCTCGATCCGCATCGGCATGTATGAcaccatgaagcagctctacacGCGAGGCTCAGAAA ATGCTGGACTCGGGAGTCGACTGCTGGCAGGTTCCACCACAGGAGCCATGGCCGTGGCTTTTGCTCAGCCCACTGACGTGGTGAAAGTCAGGTTCCAGGCTCAGGCCCTGCGGCCTGAGAGCGGCTCTGTCAAGAGATACAGCAGCACGACTGATGCCTACAGGACCATTGCCAGGGACGAAGGTTTTAAAGGCCTCTGGAAAG GTTGTCTTCCAAATATAACTCGTAACGCCATCGTAAACTGCTCTGAGCTTGTGACCTATGACATAATGAAAGAGCTCATCTTGAAGTATAACCTGATGACAG ACAACATGCCGTGCCACTTCACCGCAGCATGTGCAGCCGGTTTCTGCACCACGATTGTAGCATCCCCTGTGGATGTGATAAAGACACGCTTCATGAACTCAGTGCCTGGGCAGTACAGCGGTGCTGTTAACTGTGCTATAACCATGCTGATTAAAGAAGGACCAACAGCTTTCTACAAGGG CTTTGTGCCCTCATTCCTTCGCCTGGGTTCCTGGAACATTGTGATGTTTGTGAGCTACGAGCAGATAAAGAGAGCTGTGATGAGGTTTCAGCAGTTCTGA